In Candidatus Defluviilinea proxima, a single genomic region encodes these proteins:
- a CDS encoding ATP-dependent helicase, with protein sequence MTPTFTPRPSQQNILRYNGGRLGIAAVPGAGKTHILSALAAQIIQSGALGDDQEVLIVTLVNSAVDNFEARIKRFFDNPLQALYKYRVRTLHGLAHDIVREKPARVGLEERFSIIDEREAGFIRRESVNAWLASHSLDDYLDPAMDQSKRDWVKRDQLPNLLDSLALAFIRSSKDRLLTPESLRAKLDASPAPLPLAELGYSIYADYQRALAYRGAVDFDDLIRLALTLLESDEEFRARLSYRYKFILEDEAQDSSMTQQRILELISSGEDNWVRVGDPNQAIFETFTTANPDLLRDFIKNNNHADMPESGRSQPSVLAVANHLIDWVMTSHPDPNVQTALSVPHIVPVPEGDPQQNPPDDPEGIKFISKRYTPDEEMEAVVKSIKGYVDSIWDFPDDDKPTIAVLVPRNARGVEVVNALRQKGIEPIELISSTSETRAAAGSLNLLLSYLADPQSARKLSKAYEVWRRDWREDMSLRGRSPKQSPVGEENLNEEGVASQSALATTSNDEEIASSQSALLAMTSTLLRKIVDVENFIAPQNANDWLAGIGESEAAQVIQELSAFRVNVQRWLNAVTLPIDQLVLTLAQDVFSEASDLALAHKLALVLRQVADDHADWRLPELTSELAVIAKNERRFIGFSSDDSGFDPERHRGRVVVTTMHKAKGLEWDRVYLMSVNNYDFPSNMPNDRFISERWFVRSGLNLEAEALAQLTALESSSEYDWYEEGTATLRSRLDYVKERLRLFYVGITRAKRDLIVTWNSGRQGDATPSLPLSELMGWWEGNNG encoded by the coding sequence ATGACACCTACCTTCACTCCTCGACCCTCTCAACAAAACATCCTCCGCTACAACGGCGGGCGGCTCGGTATTGCCGCGGTCCCTGGTGCGGGGAAGACGCATATTCTCTCGGCGTTGGCGGCGCAGATCATTCAAAGCGGCGCGCTTGGCGACGATCAGGAAGTGCTCATCGTTACGCTCGTCAACTCGGCGGTGGATAATTTCGAAGCGCGCATCAAACGTTTCTTCGATAACCCATTGCAGGCGCTGTACAAATATCGCGTGCGCACATTGCATGGGCTGGCGCATGACATCGTCCGCGAGAAGCCGGCGCGCGTGGGGCTTGAGGAGCGTTTCAGCATCATCGACGAGCGTGAGGCGGGCTTCATCCGCCGCGAGTCGGTCAATGCGTGGCTGGCGTCGCATTCGCTGGATGATTATCTCGACCCTGCCATGGATCAATCCAAAAGGGATTGGGTCAAACGTGATCAACTTCCCAATTTGTTGGATTCCCTCGCTTTAGCTTTTATCCGTTCATCCAAAGATCGCCTCCTGACTCCCGAAAGCCTGCGTGCCAAACTCGACGCTTCTCCTGCCCCGTTGCCTTTAGCGGAACTCGGCTACAGCATCTACGCGGACTATCAACGCGCCCTCGCCTATCGCGGCGCCGTGGACTTCGACGACCTCATCCGTTTGGCGTTGACCTTGCTCGAAAGCGACGAAGAATTTCGCGCCAGATTGAGTTACCGCTACAAATTTATTCTTGAGGACGAAGCACAAGATTCAAGTATGACCCAACAAAGAATTCTTGAATTGATTTCAAGCGGTGAAGATAACTGGGTGCGGGTTGGAGATCCGAATCAAGCCATCTTTGAAACATTCACAACCGCCAACCCAGATCTGTTGCGTGACTTCATCAAGAACAACAATCATGCGGACATGCCCGAGTCGGGGCGGTCGCAGCCTTCGGTGCTGGCTGTTGCAAATCATCTCATTGACTGGGTGATGACTTCGCATCCTGACCCGAATGTGCAGACGGCGTTATCGGTGCCGCATATCGTGCCTGTGCCTGAAGGTGACCCGCAGCAGAATCCGCCTGATGACCCAGAGGGGATCAAGTTCATCAGCAAGCGCTATACGCCCGATGAAGAAATGGAAGCAGTGGTCAAGTCTATTAAGGGATATGTCGATTCGATCTGGGATTTTCCTGATGACGATAAACCGACCATCGCTGTGCTTGTTCCGCGCAACGCCCGTGGCGTGGAAGTGGTCAATGCGCTGCGGCAGAAAGGCATCGAGCCGATCGAGTTGATCTCTTCCACGTCTGAGACGCGGGCGGCAGCGGGATCGTTGAATTTGTTGTTGTCGTATCTGGCGGACCCGCAATCGGCGCGGAAGTTGTCGAAGGCGTATGAGGTGTGGCGCAGGGATTGGCGTGAGGATATGTCGTTGCGAGGGCGTAGCCCGAAGCAATCTCCTGTCGGTGAGGAGAATCTCAACGAGGAGGGGGTTGCTTCGCAAAGTGCGCTCGCAACGACATCCAACGATGAGGAGATTGCTTCGTCGCAAAGTGCGCTCCTCGCAATGACATCGACTCTGTTGCGCAAGATCGTTGATGTGGAAAATTTCATCGCGCCACAAAATGCTAATGATTGGCTGGCAGGTATCGGTGAGTCAGAGGCGGCGCAAGTCATCCAGGAATTAAGCGCGTTCCGAGTCAATGTCCAGAGATGGTTGAATGCGGTGACTCTGCCCATCGATCAGTTGGTGCTGACGCTGGCGCAGGATGTGTTCAGCGAAGCGTCGGATCTGGCGCTGGCGCATAAACTGGCGCTGGTGCTGAGACAGGTGGCGGACGATCACGCGGATTGGCGCCTGCCGGAGTTGACGTCGGAACTGGCGGTGATCGCGAAGAACGAACGGCGCTTCATCGGTTTCTCGTCGGACGATTCGGGCTTTGACCCCGAACGGCATCGCGGACGGGTGGTGGTGACGACGATGCACAAGGCGAAGGGACTGGAGTGGGACCGCGTGTATTTGATGTCGGTCAATAATTATGACTTCCCGTCGAACATGCCGAATGACCGTTTTATTTCGGAGCGTTGGTTCGTGCGGAGCGGTTTGAATCTCGAAGCGGAGGCACTGGCGCAGTTGACCGCGCTCGAGTCGTCGAGTGAATATGACTGGTACGAGGAAGGCACAGCGACATTGCGCTCGCGGTTGGATTATGTGAAGGAACGCCTGCGCCTCTTCTACGTGGGCATCACGCGTGCGAAGAGGGATCTGATCGTAACGTGGA
- the tnpA gene encoding IS200/IS605 family transposase, giving the protein MPYWKLYYHFIWSTKNRLPLIDSAFEPELYRVIAAKAHDMGGFVHAIGGIEDHVHLAVSVPPKIAPAKFIGDVKGNSSHFVNHVIKPDFEFYWQDEYGVLSFGERNLASVVRYIHNQKHHHADGTLIVAMERMDEA; this is encoded by the coding sequence ATGCCGTATTGGAAACTCTACTATCACTTTATCTGGAGCACAAAGAATCGATTGCCGCTCATTGATTCCGCTTTCGAGCCTGAACTCTATCGTGTTATCGCGGCAAAGGCACACGATATGGGTGGATTTGTCCATGCCATCGGTGGGATCGAAGATCATGTGCATCTCGCTGTTTCCGTTCCGCCAAAGATAGCCCCCGCGAAATTTATCGGCGACGTAAAAGGAAACAGCTCGCATTTCGTCAATCATGTGATCAAACCTGATTTTGAATTTTATTGGCAGGATGAATATGGCGTGTTGTCTTTCGGCGAACGGAATCTCGCCTCAGTGGTACGATATATTCATAATCAGAAACATCACCACGCCGACGGGACGTTGATCGTGGCGATGGAGAGGATGGATGAGGCCTAG
- a CDS encoding ABC transporter permease: protein MMRTITRYIRLYFIQAWVAYRALFAWSAPFNYFVSKFGFGFFAMVFFVYMGRYVGLNDPVYIVVGNILLIPSTNGLSGISMTIGNEKAFGALSYLLGSPAPRAPLFLGRALFHILDSFVTVAFALPIAILIFHLDMSGANFWLVLLCVLITTLATSGMGFIMGSISLVSRDGWMITSTLALSLYVLVGANFPVSSLPRFLQVISYSLPMTRGIAAARAALNGADWVTVAPLLQGEILIGLLYVVIGYGMFRILERRSMIYGTLDNL, encoded by the coding sequence ATGATGCGTACGATCACTCGTTATATTCGTTTGTATTTCATTCAGGCATGGGTTGCTTATCGTGCTCTGTTTGCCTGGAGTGCGCCCTTCAATTATTTCGTCAGCAAGTTTGGCTTCGGCTTCTTTGCGATGGTGTTCTTTGTTTATATGGGGCGTTATGTCGGATTGAACGATCCAGTCTATATCGTTGTTGGCAATATCCTGTTGATCCCTTCCACGAATGGCCTGAGTGGGATTTCCATGACGATCGGCAATGAGAAAGCCTTTGGAGCTTTATCTTATCTTTTAGGAAGTCCCGCTCCGAGGGCGCCTCTTTTTCTTGGCCGCGCTCTGTTTCACATCCTGGACAGTTTCGTCACTGTTGCCTTTGCCTTGCCTATCGCCATCCTGATCTTTCACTTGGATATGTCTGGGGCCAACTTCTGGTTAGTGTTACTCTGCGTATTGATAACCACCCTGGCAACCAGTGGCATGGGATTCATCATGGGCAGTATCTCGCTCGTCAGCCGCGATGGTTGGATGATCACTTCCACGCTGGCACTTTCGTTGTATGTTCTTGTGGGAGCCAACTTCCCAGTGAGTTCTTTGCCGAGATTCCTGCAAGTCATTTCCTATAGCTTGCCCATGACGCGTGGTATCGCGGCGGCACGCGCTGCTCTCAACGGTGCCGATTGGGTTACCGTTGCACCTTTGCTCCAGGGCGAGATCTTGATCGGGCTTCTTTATGTTGTGATAGGGTACGGTATGTTCCGCATCCTGGAAAGGAGAAGTATGATCTATGGGACATTGGATAATTTATAG
- a CDS encoding ABC transporter permease: MNGHTGRLIWRQMNVQLRVRTFDMLSLSLLVFQPAIFSAVGMVLSRVAGNSQPDLVYTVIGGGIMGMWSGLVFTSTFDIRGDRRDGTLELIVASPTSLGTVESIRTMTNVLAGLLSMSVAFIAALLIFHYSLADANLLAAIVSFLLILLGMWALGIFFANFLVWSRLSGSMVEFLEMPVAIVCGFMYPIQILPQWMQSISVIFPIRWALEAMNSALTGTGDLHSYSIQWALSLFTTLILWLVTRWLDGKVHDRIRVTGEMSSI, encoded by the coding sequence ATGAACGGGCATACGGGTCGTTTGATTTGGCGACAGATGAATGTTCAGTTGCGAGTGCGAACTTTTGACATGTTGTCGCTCTCGCTACTTGTTTTTCAACCTGCGATCTTCAGTGCAGTTGGAATGGTGCTTTCACGTGTGGCAGGCAATAGTCAGCCAGATTTGGTTTACACGGTGATCGGTGGTGGCATCATGGGCATGTGGAGCGGATTGGTCTTTACCTCCACTTTTGATATCCGTGGTGATCGCCGCGATGGAACGCTGGAACTGATCGTTGCCAGCCCAACTTCGCTGGGAACTGTGGAATCCATTCGCACGATGACCAATGTGCTGGCGGGATTGTTGAGTATGTCTGTCGCGTTCATTGCCGCGCTGTTGATCTTCCATTATTCATTGGCAGACGCGAATTTGCTGGCAGCCATCGTATCCTTTTTATTGATCTTGCTGGGAATGTGGGCGTTGGGTATTTTCTTTGCGAACTTTCTTGTGTGGTCTCGGCTTTCAGGTTCGATGGTTGAGTTTCTCGAGATGCCAGTTGCTATCGTATGTGGTTTCATGTACCCTATTCAAATTTTGCCGCAATGGATGCAATCCATCTCGGTCATCTTCCCGATCCGTTGGGCTTTGGAAGCGATGAATTCGGCCCTTACAGGAACGGGTGACTTGCATTCCTATTCCATTCAGTGGGCGCTCTCTCTCTTTACTACGCTCATCCTCTGGCTTGTTACGCGTTGGCTGGATGGTAAGGTCCATGATCGTATCCGTGTGACCGGGGAAATGAGTTCGATATGA
- a CDS encoding ABC transporter ATP-binding protein encodes MDDVSFSVRKGELFGLLGPNGAGKTTTVKTLATILLPTTGQVSVLGFDVVKETQKVRERIGFTFGGARGLYGRLSAGDNLKYFAELYALDPSISQRRISELLELVGLADRKDDRVETFSSGMQQRLHLARALLHDPELIYLDEPTVGIDPVGARELRKTVKQLSQAGKTILLTTHYMAEAEELCDRIGIIYHGRIVALDTPASLKKQITGETLFEVEVRADDLAELQAGLQKLDGYLHMQIGEAHPNKKVSIRTVRPEDVMQVLTPFISSQHVQGLEVRNQTLEDVYVSIIQKETK; translated from the coding sequence GTGGATGACGTTTCGTTCAGCGTCCGAAAGGGAGAGTTATTCGGATTGCTTGGGCCGAATGGAGCGGGCAAGACCACTACGGTCAAAACGCTTGCGACAATCCTTCTCCCTACGACCGGACAAGTCTCAGTATTAGGTTTTGATGTAGTAAAAGAAACCCAAAAGGTACGGGAGCGCATTGGCTTTACTTTCGGCGGGGCTCGCGGATTATATGGACGCCTATCAGCGGGGGATAACTTGAAATACTTCGCTGAGTTGTATGCGCTTGACCCATCCATATCCCAAAGACGTATTTCTGAATTATTGGAATTGGTTGGCCTTGCCGACCGTAAGGATGATCGCGTTGAAACCTTTTCAAGTGGTATGCAACAACGTCTCCACCTTGCACGTGCTCTGTTGCATGATCCTGAACTTATATATCTCGATGAGCCGACAGTGGGAATTGACCCGGTGGGTGCGCGTGAACTTCGCAAAACGGTCAAACAACTTTCTCAGGCTGGCAAGACCATTCTTTTGACCACACATTACATGGCCGAGGCGGAAGAATTATGTGACCGTATTGGCATTATCTATCACGGGCGAATTGTGGCACTGGATACCCCTGCATCCCTTAAGAAGCAGATCACTGGTGAGACTCTGTTCGAGGTCGAGGTGAGAGCCGATGATCTTGCCGAGTTGCAGGCTGGATTGCAAAAGTTAGACGGTTATTTGCATATGCAGATCGGTGAGGCGCATCCCAATAAAAAGGTCTCCATCCGCACTGTGCGACCTGAAGATGTGATGCAAGTATTGACGCCGTTTATCAGCTCACAACACGTGCAGGGATTGGAAGTCCGTAATCAAACATTGGAGGATGTGTACGTCTCTATAATCCAAAAGGAGACGAAATGA
- a CDS encoding alpha/beta hydrolase produces the protein MFTEKIFDTGTIKINYAEGPFNGKPFVLLHGATARWQELIHLLNGLENDWHLYACDARGHGKSGWSDSYTVTAVANDMAEFIKRNVGEPVVLLGHSAGAVASLVVASQIPEWIKALIVLDPPLLLREQGVRSENTNQYFLRLYDLLTHQRPAEEVFSELFPNIDEAGRRYFEETYSGLDPRYVKTAIVGGYLDGVDLQTVMEKIACPALLIYGEVDKGGLVRESDVEFFKTHVNNGTAIQIKDTGHLFHMDQPVKTLELIGQWLKK, from the coding sequence ATGTTCACTGAAAAAATATTTGATACTGGTACCATCAAGATTAATTACGCAGAAGGACCGTTCAATGGAAAGCCGTTTGTTCTGTTGCACGGGGCGACTGCCCGTTGGCAGGAACTGATCCACCTGCTCAATGGTTTGGAGAACGATTGGCATCTGTATGCCTGTGATGCACGCGGCCATGGCAAATCTGGCTGGAGTGACTCGTACACTGTCACTGCGGTTGCGAATGATATGGCGGAGTTTATCAAGCGTAATGTGGGCGAACCCGTTGTGTTGTTAGGGCATTCAGCGGGGGCGGTTGCATCCTTGGTTGTTGCATCGCAGATTCCTGAATGGATCAAGGCTTTGATCGTCCTTGACCCACCGCTCTTGTTACGCGAGCAGGGTGTTCGCTCTGAGAACACGAATCAGTATTTCCTCCGCCTCTACGATCTGTTGACTCATCAGCGCCCAGCAGAGGAAGTGTTCTCTGAGTTGTTTCCCAATATTGATGAAGCGGGGAGACGTTATTTTGAAGAGACCTATAGCGGACTGGACCCCAGGTATGTCAAAACAGCCATAGTGGGTGGCTACCTGGATGGAGTGGATTTGCAAACCGTAATGGAGAAGATTGCATGCCCTGCTTTGCTCATCTACGGTGAAGTGGATAAAGGCGGCCTTGTCCGTGAGAGTGATGTTGAGTTCTTCAAGACTCATGTCAACAATGGCACAGCCATTCAAATCAAGGACACGGGACATTTGTTCCACATGGATCAACCTGTTAAGACTCTGGAATTGATAGGTCAATGGCTGAAAAAATGA